The DNA region acaccgccgtgacgtagtccgcatttcctgggcccacgaaaaacttgagccagccctactccccccacaactttcccccaattccctatgcccaactattattatacagttaattaagattggcaagcttcagaaacaagaatggatgtttttggcattaaaatgggcactgtaggtgttttcctggcctccactcactgccgactatgcttccccattgacttgcattgggtttcgtgtttcggtcgatccccgacttttagcgataatcggccgactgcactcgactcgactctggacaaaatcgggtttcccaaaaccctactcgatcttaaaaaaatgaaagtcgctcaaccctacccataaGTACATGAATTTtaggctgattaaccccttcagtatGGACCATGTACAATGGACTATAAAGGCACATCATACATGGCCCCACCAAAGAGTGTAGCAGCCCCTTAAAGAAGGGAAAAATcataaaataaccaaacagaaacccaCAAACATATATCCCACATCTTGGTTATTGGACATTGGGGAAAATGTTAGTCATATGCATTATAATAAACAAAGGGGCTGGACCAGCCAGTATTGGTATAAATACACCATATAAATATAACATAAAAAAGAAAACTTATATATCCAAAAAAAATATGGTTAAAAACAATATACCAAAAGAATACTGCAAGAACTATAAAAAGACCATTAGAGACAACAACTTTGCTGGTACTCCAAATTCATCCCCCTAGGGTACAGGGTGTCTAGTTCAAAGATCCATTTTAATTCCTTCCTTTTAAGAAGGGTAATACGATCACCCCCACGTCTCATCACTGGTACATCGTCAATCACCCTATACCTTAGTTGATTGACCGAATGTCCCTTATCAATAAAGTGTCTTGGTACAGGTAAATCCAATAATTTAGTCCTAATTGTGCTCTTGTGCTTGCTGATTCTTGCtctgacctccattgtggtctcccccacatagaagatACCACAAGGGCAGGTCAGAACATACACAACATAACTGCTCCTACACGTGTATCGTCTCCTGATGTCATATCTTTTACCAGTATAGGGATGGCTTCAtcctggcgctgctggagttcatcctggagAGGAATTATTTTCTCTTCGGTGATGACTActtcctgcagcgccgcgggacggccatggggtccaatgtggcccccacctatgctaatatctatatggctgtcctggaggatgAGTACATTTACAGTTCACGTTTTTGGTGCCATGTTAGGGGCTGGcgacgctacatcgacgacattttcctggTATGGGATGGTGATAAAAATGAACTTGAATTTTTCCTTGCTTATCTGAATAGTGTCCATCCTGGTCTTGGTTTTACGATGGAGTGTTCCCAAGACAGGATTCAGTTTCTTGATACTTGTGTCTATAAGACTGGGGGATGTTTACACACTGATTTATATGTCAAAGAGACGGACAGAAACAATCTTCTTTACTTCTCCAGTGAGCATCCACGTAGGATGGTTGAGTCCTTGCCTTGGAGTCAGCTGTTGAGAGTGAGGAGGATTGTGTCTTGTGAAACCTCTGTTGATGGTAGATTGGAGGAGATGTGTTGTAAGTTTCTAGCAAGGGGCTACCCTAGGGTTGACCTCGAGAAATATAAACAACAGGCTTTGGTTACTAGACGTGAGGACCTTTTGGTCCCAAAGGATAAGGTTAAGACCAACAAAAGGATTCCTTTTgtgagtacgtataacaatatgAGTTCGAGGATTTCGGGCATTATACGGAAGCACTGGCCCTTGTTGAATAGGGGTCACTCTAGAGTTGCTGAATTTCAAACACCTCCACTATTTTCATATAGGAGGAATAAAAACTTGAAAGATGAACTGGTTTTCTCTGACATTGGTAGCTCAAAGAGAGATCTACAAACAACATTGAGCCAACCTAGTCTTGGTAACTTTCCGTGCTTGGGGTGTGCTTGCTGTAGTAACATGCTCAAGGGGGGCTTTTTTTGCCATCCCTATACTGGTAAAAGATATGACATCAGGAGACGATACACGTGTAGGAGCAGTTATGTTGTGTATGTTCTGACCTGCCCTTGTGGTatcttctatgtgggggagaccacaatggaggtcagaGCAAGAATCAGCAAGCACAAGAGCACAATTAGGACTAAATTATTGGATTTACCTGTACCAAGACACTTTATTGATAAGGGACATTCGGTCAATCAACTAAGGTATAGGGTGATTGACGATGTACCAGTGATGAGACGTGGGGGTGATCGTATTACCCTTCTTAAAAGGAAGGAATTAAAATGGATCTTTGAACTAGACACCCTGTACCCTAGGGGGATGAATTTGGAGTACCAGCAAAGTTGTTGTCTCTAATGGTCTTTTTATAGTTCTTGCAGTATTCTTTTGGTATATTGTTTTTAACCATATTTTTTTTGGATATATAAGTTTTCTTTTTTATGTTATATTTATATGGTGTATTTATACCAATACTGGCTGGTCCAGCCCCTTTGTTTATTATAATGCATATGACTAACATTTTCCCCAATGTCCAATAACCAAGATGTGGGATATATGTTTGTGGGTTTCTGTTTGGTCATTTTATGATTTTTCCCTTCTTTAGGGGGCTGCTACACTCTTTGGTGGGGCCATGTATGATGTGCCTTTATAGTCCATTGTACTTGGTCCatactgaaggggttaatcagtctAAAATTCATGTACTTATGGGATATTGTGACAGAGATGCCATGCATTACTGTTAGTACATCTGGGTTGGTAATACTTTCTTCTGTGCGGTCATGTCACGTTTTGACTTAGTTATAACATCTGGGTAATCTGTGCTGTATAATATGTGgacgttttattttttattttccttatgGGTTTCAGTCTTTTGATAGACATTTATGCAGGATTACCATACTGGATCTATAATCGCCAGCGCATGGAAGTTTATGTGGGTCCTGATGCGTCTGATCAAGCGGGCACTATGCAATGATGTTGAATTTGCGCAGCAGCGCTATATATATGGAGCCCTCTGGACGCTGTCTTTGCTATATATGGGGAGATCGAGTCGGACCTGCGCAGTAATTTACATTATCCCTGCGGCCATGAGACAAACTTGTGATTGGATGACGGTCGCTACGGTAACACTCTGGAGGTCGAACTGTTTCCTGGATACGGTGTTTGACATGCGCAGTGGAGATCTAGGAATAAGACTTGCGCAGTAATCCTTTCTACCTTCACAGTCACCTGACTCAGGATCGACCTCGGATTGGACTGCGGCCGTTATGATACCATCCGGAGGGTGGGTTTGTTTCCTAGTTACGTGGGATGCGGGATAGTCATTGGATGATTGCGGTTTGTTTATATTGCTCAGTGGGGGATTTTGATTGCATTTTAGAGGACTGGTTCTTTAGCTTTTTAGCGATCAGGGTTAGTACACCTTTGCTAGATGTTATGATATTATGTTTTCTGTATTGGTATATTAATTTTTGTATGTCCCATTGTTTTTATATGTATTTATGTGGATTTTCTATTATGGTGCTTCACTCTCATTGGTGGATTATGGAATGGGGGGTGGTACATatagtatataatggtggttagaacaTGTGTcagactgtgcttgataaaggttgctataccgaaacgtcgccgcagatggCAGATTAAATTTGTAAGTTATTCTTCACTGACCGGTGTGGCGCTGTCTTCCTTTTTGGTTTCAGGTACACTTGTCCTCATGTTGCAAAATTTTGCTTCAGTTTGAACTTTTAGTGGATGGTTCTCCTTCTTTTTCTACAGCTTTTGTGGATTGTGGTTCGTCCATCAACTTGGTTAGCCCTCATTTGATTTCCCAATGCAAGATAAGGACAGCTAGTCTCCAGACTCCTGTTAAAGTGGTGGCCattgcctcttctcccctcaccAAAGAAGACTGTGCTTACCGTGTGCACACTCCAgagcaggagggaaggagagagtaGCAGGCTGAAGCGGCGGTGTGAAGAGACACAGACAAGGACCTGATGGGTCACGTGACCAGTGCAGGAAGGTCTTAAAGACAAGAGCTAGCAACCGAGAGTACTGTGGGGCACAAGGCTGAAAATAAGGGCTGGCAATGCCGGGAGCggggtcagacaagccaaggtcagtaACCGGAGGACTGCACAGGACAAAAGGAGTGAGACAAAAACATAGTTAGGTATCAAGCCGGAGTCAATTAACAATAGAACCGAACAACGAAGTACAGAATCAACAGGCAAAAGCAAAGTGATGGACAGACCGGGTCAGCAACAGGGAATATTCACACAGATCAGGCACAAGGCACAAACACACAAAACACCAGGGTCAACTTAATTCAGCCTAGGGCaggagtataactgacaaggagTCAAGCCAACCAAGGCTATAAAAAGCCCTCTCAGAACCAGAAAGAGGACACAAATAGTTAACCCTTGGCACATCAGTCAGAAAACTACCATAGGATTAAGACATAAACTTTTCTTTACTGAACAAACTGATGAGAAGTATATAAATCAGATAGCAGGCacaacactaaaaaatacttgttCTACACTATCCAGAAGCAGGAACATTACTTCTGTTACATGTTGTGCTAGATCAGAAAACCACTATGGGAACCTCTCTTTGTGTGAGGCCTCACTGGCTGAGCTGCATTGCTAAGACTCCTCACTACTATTTTCAAAGCCCATTTGATGTGGGCCACTTGCTCTTTGGTTTTCCATTACATCTGTAATTCCCTGTAGGAGAACAGGTGTCCCGGCCTGATCAACTGCTTCTATGAACCTCAGGTCTGGCTACACTTTCACTTGTTATTTAGTATAGATAATGTTTTGCTGTAGGTCCTTACTTGCCTGAGATAAGATATCCTTCTGCCACTTAATCCTTGTTTATGTTAGATTGTGCTATCAGAGTATGGTCTCCTTTCTTCACACACTTTTCAATGCAGGTCTGCTTACAGTAGGATCAGATGTCCTTTCCTTTTCAATACTTTTCTTTATTAGCCTTGATGTACGTGTAGTAAATTATATCATAAttaaagtattctcggagtgatacctttattggctaaccagaaaataatacctTAAACAGGAACTGATTTCCTTTTGCCCATGTAACTCCTCCCCTCATGGGTTGGTCCCTATAGTTAACCCTCTCTGCAGCTAACAAACTGTTGCAGGCCACAAACCGgataaaaaaaacccaacaacatgTAAAACAGCACCTTGTATTGTATAACCATACAATTTTTAAGGGATGTGTTGACAGCTTCTCCATTTACACTGGGACCGGAAAGCTGTAAAGTCAGTGATGTAGATATGAGAACACAAGGGGGCCGCACTATAAAAATCAGGGCACCTGCACAGATTTTAACATTATATTTGTGATTCCAGCACATTTGAAAAAATAAAGATTGAGGCCAGCCCCTTTAATAACTGTCAGCTAAAGTGCTAAAATACGGGAATGTTGTTTCTCATACATTATGTCACTAAACCCTTTCCACAACCCACACCTATTAATGAATACACCTCTTATTGTTCTTGTCTTCTCTCTCCACACCCTTTTCAATCAGATTTGTCCACAATACAAGTAACAATCACTTTGGCACAATGCTGTCTTCATCCCATCATCAATGCATACCTATGCACATCACTCAGTCTAACAATCTGTGAGGTGTCGCCAAGTGACTGGGATGCTGTACTCGTATATATACAGTAGTTGCTATGGATGATAAATGCATGAAGTTTATCAGGTTTATTCTATAATAATTACCTGCAGAATTAAGTCCGATGAACACAGTTTACAAGCCCCAGGATGAAATAACTGAAGTCCATAACTGATACTCGATTCATTCTACTTACTGTGTGTAGTCATTAATGCGGACCTTGTAGTTCTCCTGACATGACTGATTTAGCGCACCGCTTCTTAAAAATTTCCGTTGTGCTGTTACTTACTTTCTCCTCCTGAAAATCCATAAATAAATTGACATCTTGGCGCTATCATTCCCTTTTTCATTAAGAAGAGTTCATACACATATCGGCACTGACCAAGTACAGTACTAAGCCTGTTTCCGAAGCAGCATTTTGGTCCCTACTATCCCAGCAGTAATTAAAATTCAAAATTAGGGTCCATTTATTGTCCGTGTGCCTTGCGTAGCTTACGGACAGAACAAAGACCAGTGCAAGTCAATGTAGTGGTTCACATGAATGTTTATAAACATGGACCGATGGTCAGCATGTAAAAAATTACAGCAAGAACTTCTTTAATCCATACATTGGAAACTGTAGTTGACCTTTAATATATATTATATTGTTCATGTAAAAAACAGATTCCCTATAAGCGTACAAAATGGACATACAAATTGTATACGGTTGGAAAAAAACGGATACACAGATGACATATGGATTGCATATGGAGAGTGTCACTGAAAAGGAAAAGCCTGTAAGTAAGTAGCTTTGTTGCTCCTCAATGCCAAGGAATGGTCAGAACACCATTGGTCAGTAAGTGATGGCATGAACTGCCAGTATGTTCACACTTAATATCATGGCAAAATCCATTTAAGCTTTAAAATGCAAAGAGAAAAACATCTATTTCAATGGATGGTTCTAAAGTAGTCTAATATGTGAAACATTCTGAACACTTTCAGACATCAGAACCAAAATTCCATATGAGTTTGGGCAGTTGCCGAGCGAAACATTGACGTGCTTGAGTAATGTTTGGTATAAGGTGGCCACTACCTGACTCCCAGCAAGTATCATGTATGTGTTTTATTCGAATTATCATTATTACATCAGATGTATTATACTTGCTGGGGATTGGACGATGTGCAGCAGAATCTCTCCACATTAAGAGCGATGAATGTTAGTAACCAAATGGTTTTCTTTATTATACATTACACAACATAGTGCAAAAATAGAGAGGCATATATAAAGCTTGCATATAAACTTTACTCACACATgcacatattacacacacacatatacttaaTTTATTTCTGCATTTTATAATAATGTAAAAATGTAATACATTTCCATATTTCCAGAATTCTTAATATTGTGTAACATGGGGGTTGAGTTTTTGCTTTGGATTTAATTTTGCTATCTAGCCATTCTTGATGGGtttaaacatttttctttatttaaaaacgcaataaaaaataaatttaataaaaaagtatAGATTACTTTATTAATCACTTCTACAAGTAAAATTTGCCATGAGTAAAGCAAAGCCTAACTATGGTTCTGAAACATGTCATACTTACTATTGTTTTTTGGGGATGGGTGTAGATTCCTGATCCCTCAATAATTCTTGTCTTGTCTTGTTCTCAATTTTTTTTCTCCTAGCATTTAGAATTGGTCAATAGGTTTTCATGTTTGCAGATATTACTTGCACTTTATTTATTAGAGATGTGAGTAAATCAGATGACGTCAGCATTTTGATTGCTAAGAGGCATACCAAACCCATTATTGAGAAAAGATGATGCATGCAGAGCATTGTGACCAAACCCTTGTACTGAGACAGATAAAAAGGGATGTTCAGGCTCAGAGACATTTACTCTGCCTTTGTTTTGTGTTCAATATCAACATCACACATCTACAAGGACCATGTCTGCTTATCGTCAATCATACTCTACTGGAGGAACAAAGAACTTTAGTGCTGCATCTGCTGTTGCATCAGGGGGAAATCGTAACAGCTTTAGTTCTGCTTCTGTCAGTCGTTCTGGCTGTGGAGGTGGCCAAGCTAGCGCTGGTGGCTTTGGTAGCAGAAGTCTATACAGTTTAGGAGGAAGCAGAAAAATTTCCATTCCTACAAATTCGCAAAACCAAAGCGGAGGTGGATCTggatttggtaatggtgctggcttTGGATTCGGCTCTGGATTTGGTCAAGGATTTGGTGGAGCATCTGACTTTCCTGTATGCCCACCCGGTGGAATCCAGCAAGTTACTATCAACCAAAGTCTTTTAGCTCCACTTAATTTGCAAATTGATCCAACAATTCAGAAAGTGAGAACCGAAGAGAGAGAGCAAATCAAGACTCTTAACAACAAATTTGCATCTTTCATTGACAAGGTAGGAAGTTAGCATCAACTCTtacttttttctatatatatatcatTATAATACATTTTCATCTAGTTTTTACCTGTTTGCATCGCATTTTTATCCTGACTTCTATTTCTGTTACCGTTACCCCTTAGGTCAGATTCCTAGAACAACAGAACAAAGTTCTGGAAACCAAGTGGAACCTTTTGCAAGAACAAGGAGTCAAGACAGTTAAGAATAACATTGAGCCCCTCTTTGAAGCCTACATTAGTCAACTTCGTCGTCAATTAGACAGTCTAACCAATGATAAGTCTCGTTTGGATGGAGAGCTTAAACATATGCAGGATGCTGTAGAGGACTATAAGGCCAAGTAAGTCATCAAAGATGCTCTTCACATTTTTTGTGCACTGGTCCTTCACTTCAATTATAGAGGTAATCAAGACAAAAAAAAGTTTATTCATATTCTTTAGATCTATTCAATCCAAAGTATATCATGTTTGAGTGTTATACTTGCAAGTTTAAAAGCTAATCTACAAAACTGAAAAATGAGTGGTAAATAATCACTATTATACAAGAGTAGTTCTGTTTTTTGGGGATTTGCCCACAAGCATATACAACATTGTACAATTAAACAGGTGACAGGTAGGGGTTTATATCTTCACAATCTTGCATTATATCACACTTTATCATTTTAGGTTTCACTTTTATCTATACTTTTCATTCAACATTTTGCATAAATATTCTGTCGCCATCAGGTATGAAGCTGAAATCAACAAGCGCACAGCCGCTGAAAATGAATTTGTTGTACTCAAAAAGGTATGGAATTATTAACCTCTTTATGTACCGTATTTTATGTATTTTACGTATGTTAACATCTTACATACCTATGCTTTCATTAACTTCTGCTAATACCTGGGACTACATTCCTTCCAGGATGTGGATGCTGCCTACATGAACAAAGTAGAATTGGAATCTAAAGTGTCTAGCCTGACAGATGAAATCAACTTCTTGAGGGCTCTGTATGAGGCGGTAAGTCTGAATTTATAattcacatttgttttttattCTATTCATATTTACCTTCAATTTCATTAACCttaagaaaatattgcacttactCATTTTGAGAAGCTTAGGTTTGCCACCATAAAGAGCCTAAAATAAATTCAAGTCAGTATAAGTGGGTAAAGTTTGCTATAAAATTGTTACAAACTATTGTTTTGCAGCTCAGTTGTTCGATACCAAAATTTTAGGACTTAAAATTGAAGACTATAGCTAGTGGCATTAGATATAATGACATCATCATAACCAATACCCT from Ranitomeya variabilis isolate aRanVar5 chromosome 3, aRanVar5.hap1, whole genome shotgun sequence includes:
- the LOC143816992 gene encoding keratin, type II cytoskeletal 6A-like, giving the protein MSAYRQSYSTGGTKNFSAASAVASGGNRNSFSSASVSRSGCGGGQASAGGFGSRSLYSLGGSRKISIPTNSQNQSGGGSGFGNGAGFGFGSGFGQGFGGASDFPVCPPGGIQQVTINQSLLAPLNLQIDPTIQKVRTEEREQIKTLNNKFASFIDKVRFLEQQNKVLETKWNLLQEQGVKTVKNNIEPLFEAYISQLRRQLDSLTNDKSRLDGELKHMQDAVEDYKAKYEAEINKRTAAENEFVVLKKDVDAAYMNKVELESKVSSLTDEINFLRALYEAELAQMQAQISDTSVVLSMDNNRDLDLQSIIAEVKVQYEEIANRSRQEAESWYQNKYEELQVSAGKHGDDLKSSKTEISELNRMITRLRSEIDNVKKQIVKLQTAIADAEQRGELALKDAKQKLTDLEGALQKAKQDMARQLRDYQDLMNVKLALDIEIATYRKLLEGEESRLAGDSAGQVNISVVSSNYGSSGGAGHGYGSGSGFGFGSGSAGQGFAGQGFGGGSGFVSGSGSNSSVKILSKTSTSSSSRKF